The window GAGTGTCAGTCATGGACCATTCAAGGGAAGGTGATTTCCATGGATTGTCCTCAGCTTTTGGACCCTTCAGGCTCTTTACCCAGTTTATCAGGGATACGAGTATACCTATACCTAATATAACCGCACCCACTGTCTGTATCTGGTTGAG of the Hydrogenobacter sp. genome contains:
- a CDS encoding cytochrome C oxidase subunit I, whose product is LNQIQTVGAVILGIGILVSLINWVKSLKGPKAEDNPWKSPSLEWSMTDTPVGPHNFKKTPVEVPDDWHPYAFYKGYHTHV